From Streptomyces sp. NBC_00690, a single genomic window includes:
- a CDS encoding helix-turn-helix domain-containing protein: MAEEQRDAPLSERLDSLFRTSRPEGRNWTNDEVAARIKESHPGMRVSGAYLSALRTGRRVRPSPELQAALAEFFGVSPAYFVDPGYAESVNSQLAVLSAMNQAGVRAFALRAVGLPQESLHSIATVLDQIRKLQGLPPVEDD; this comes from the coding sequence ATGGCGGAGGAACAGCGGGACGCACCACTCTCCGAGCGGCTGGACAGCTTGTTCCGCACCAGTCGCCCGGAAGGGCGCAACTGGACGAACGACGAGGTCGCGGCACGCATCAAGGAGTCACATCCCGGGATGCGGGTCAGCGGCGCGTATCTCTCGGCGCTACGCACGGGGCGACGCGTCCGCCCTTCACCGGAACTACAGGCGGCGCTGGCCGAGTTCTTCGGCGTGTCACCCGCCTACTTCGTCGATCCCGGCTATGCCGAGAGCGTCAACAGTCAACTGGCCGTTCTGAGCGCCATGAACCAGGCGGGCGTGCGTGCCTTCGCGCTACGAGCGGTGGGACTCCCGCAGGAAAGCCTGCACTCGATCGCTACGGTTCTCGATCAGATACGCAAACTACAGGGACTTCCCCCGGTGGAGGACGACTGA
- a CDS encoding ABC transporter permease, whose product MALIAWRTVRGRLPGLVGAFAGVLLGVVLTTVWGVYFESSLRMKALPERFAAADVVVDGDPWVKEKQPGGRSIQAVLPEERPLPQGLADQVRRVPGVLGVVEDRPLYAQLVGVDGVAVGGPNGGPSRGHAWSAASTTPFRLVSGQPPRRDGDVVVDRRTAARTELEPGSTVRVLTVSGARTYRVVGFVEPAGSPGRRGERPREASLFFTDREAAELSRSAGVLPGPSAIAVTTRPGVSPRQLALRIEERVGAAGVRVLHGGDRAEAENRETVAGRDFALAISASFGLLAAVFTMVIVSGPFSISVQQRRREIALLRAVGASRGTVRGMVCGEALILASVGTLLGGPLGLLLAEPMREVLVSAGILPAQLSLSRSLLPLLAAAILSLIGVQAAALMAVRRASRIRPVEALREADAPPQGVSGWRTLGGVLVLVVGVVLTLRNQSEGDVIRTLAYVAVLLLGFALLGPVVVRLGMGLIGSAMTRVGGIAGHLTHRAFRAETRRLAGAVVPLTLVSGFACTVLFTGTTLERESAQQATARLTEVDRVLVANGADGLPPGIADRARDFPGVRAVAPMVSTRFVVRRKSPIGDVLETVSAKGLQPDATAATLDLAVRDGRLTDLRGNSVAISTNLAHRLGWRLGEHVPIVLGDGNAVRLRVVASFDRSDGFADLLVPRDLALRHVTLGLDTEVYLAARTSDGLASVDALLSRVRTDFPTVRVLERHQAVARVEAVSAADSRSRYLLLGTLLAFSAAATATALTMAAVQRKKDLMLLRTLGADRRLLARIVVWEWIAVSGLALLAGAAAASLPLATFSHGLTGSALPSLPVPLLGGTAVGIALLALVANLVPVALALRTPPLNKAV is encoded by the coding sequence ATGGCATTAATCGCATGGCGCACCGTACGCGGTCGCCTGCCGGGACTTGTCGGCGCGTTCGCGGGCGTCCTCCTGGGAGTAGTGCTCACCACGGTGTGGGGGGTGTACTTCGAATCGAGCCTGAGAATGAAGGCGTTACCCGAGCGGTTCGCAGCAGCCGATGTCGTGGTGGACGGTGACCCCTGGGTCAAGGAGAAACAGCCCGGCGGGCGGTCGATCCAAGCTGTTCTGCCGGAGGAACGGCCACTGCCGCAAGGACTCGCCGATCAAGTACGGCGTGTGCCAGGAGTGCTCGGCGTCGTCGAGGACCGGCCGCTGTACGCACAACTCGTCGGAGTCGACGGTGTCGCTGTCGGCGGCCCGAACGGCGGACCCTCTCGGGGGCACGCCTGGAGTGCGGCGTCGACAACTCCGTTCCGGCTGGTGTCCGGGCAGCCACCGCGCCGCGACGGCGATGTGGTGGTCGACCGCCGCACCGCTGCACGGACGGAGTTGGAACCCGGTTCGACAGTGCGCGTGCTGACGGTGAGCGGCGCCCGCACCTACCGTGTCGTGGGATTCGTCGAGCCTGCGGGGAGCCCGGGCCGTCGCGGCGAGCGTCCACGCGAGGCATCGTTGTTCTTCACCGACCGGGAGGCGGCGGAGCTAAGTCGTTCCGCGGGGGTCTTGCCCGGCCCGTCCGCCATCGCCGTCACCACGCGTCCTGGAGTCTCCCCGCGGCAACTCGCCCTGCGGATCGAGGAACGCGTCGGAGCCGCCGGTGTGCGCGTACTGCACGGTGGTGACCGAGCCGAGGCGGAGAATCGAGAGACCGTCGCGGGGCGGGACTTCGCACTCGCCATCTCCGCGTCGTTCGGGTTGCTGGCTGCGGTGTTCACCATGGTCATCGTGTCCGGGCCGTTCAGCATCTCCGTACAGCAGCGACGGCGTGAAATCGCGCTGCTGCGCGCTGTCGGCGCGTCCCGTGGCACGGTCCGCGGCATGGTGTGCGGGGAGGCGTTGATCCTGGCGAGTGTCGGAACCCTGCTGGGCGGCCCGCTCGGTCTTCTCCTGGCGGAACCGATGCGTGAGGTCCTCGTATCCGCGGGGATTCTCCCCGCCCAACTCTCTCTGTCCCGAAGCCTCCTGCCACTCCTTGCCGCGGCGATCCTCAGTCTCATCGGGGTGCAGGCGGCGGCGCTCATGGCGGTCCGTAGGGCGAGTCGGATCCGTCCCGTGGAAGCTCTGCGTGAAGCGGACGCGCCACCGCAGGGCGTCTCCGGCTGGCGTACTCTCGGCGGGGTCCTGGTCCTGGTCGTGGGCGTGGTGCTCACCCTGCGGAACCAGAGCGAGGGTGACGTCATCCGGACCTTGGCGTACGTGGCTGTGCTGCTGCTGGGGTTCGCGCTGCTCGGGCCGGTGGTGGTGCGACTGGGGATGGGTCTGATCGGTTCCGCCATGACGCGTGTGGGCGGGATCGCCGGCCATCTGACCCACCGGGCGTTCCGTGCTGAGACGCGCAGACTTGCCGGCGCGGTGGTTCCCCTCACCCTGGTCTCCGGCTTCGCCTGCACGGTGCTCTTCACCGGGACCACGCTGGAGAGGGAGAGCGCACAGCAGGCCACCGCACGTTTGACCGAGGTCGACCGGGTACTGGTGGCCAACGGTGCCGACGGTCTCCCGCCAGGCATCGCCGACCGCGCACGTGACTTTCCCGGAGTGCGGGCCGTTGCCCCCATGGTATCGACACGGTTCGTCGTGAGGCGGAAGAGCCCGATCGGCGATGTGCTGGAGACCGTCTCTGCGAAGGGGCTGCAACCCGATGCCACGGCTGCGACACTTGACCTGGCCGTTCGTGACGGCCGTCTGACGGATCTCCGCGGTAACTCCGTGGCCATCTCCACGAATCTGGCACACCGGCTGGGCTGGCGGCTCGGTGAGCACGTGCCGATCGTCCTCGGGGACGGCAACGCGGTGCGGTTGCGTGTCGTCGCGTCCTTCGACCGATCGGACGGTTTCGCGGATCTCCTCGTACCGCGTGACCTCGCGCTGAGACACGTGACCCTCGGGCTTGATACGGAGGTGTACTTGGCCGCGCGCACGAGCGACGGGTTGGCGAGCGTCGACGCGCTGCTGAGTCGTGTACGCACCGACTTTCCCACGGTCCGCGTGTTGGAGCGGCACCAGGCGGTGGCACGCGTCGAGGCGGTGTCCGCCGCGGATTCCAGGAGCCGCTACCTGCTGCTGGGCACCCTTCTCGCCTTCAGTGCGGCGGCGACGGCCACCGCACTGACCATGGCCGCGGTGCAGCGAAAGAAGGATCTCATGCTGCTGCGCACGCTCGGAGCGGACCGTCGTCTGCTGGCTCGTATCGTCGTGTGGGAGTGGATCGCCGTCTCCGGACTCGCTCTTTTGGCGGGCGCCGCTGCCGCCTCCCTACCCCTGGCGACCTTCAGCCACGGACTAACCGGTTCCGCGTTGCCGTCCCTTCCCGTTCCGCTGCTCGGTGGCACCGCGGTGGGCATCGCCCTCCTTGCGCTCGTTGCCAACCTGGTGCCCGTCGCGCTCGCTCTGCGGACTCCTCCACTGAACAAGGCGGTCTGA
- a CDS encoding prolyl oligopeptidase family serine peptidase, with the protein MAPRDSGRRFPPAHRDPTVHRVFGVSTQDPYRWLEDSSSAETRTWEAAQDRLYAAERRTWPHRFGPRLRELYGAASEQVPAWRGDRRFFLRHIPGNEHEVLYTSAPDDLDRPLLDLAHLSDADTITLEAWEPSPDGRLVACQLAYSGSENASLRVLDVRTGGLLADDGITGCRSSPVAWLPDGRSFYYTRPEYGSDGGTAPGARPCLWWHRVGEHTREDVLVLGGQDDHRRVYDVRVSPNGRLLLVSLAAGPALSRELMLADLGSGPASQPRLRTFHPAGRARVRADAGPDGRLYLLTDENAPRHRLCVADPENPRGPWEELIPEDPWAVLARVVPLGGGLLLAQWARDAVHTVTVHRTDTGELIRRVPLPELGTVRGISVHPASEADTPGEAWIAHADMTSPPRIHRYDPRTGLMVGGTPRPSVRSRTAVTTRHVRYRSEDGTSVGMLVLAQDTKPGRPRPLLLTAYGGFGVSMSPSYQPDALAWVEAGGVYAVAQVRGGGEQGQAWHRAGTGAGKQNSIDDFHAAAEWLVDNGWTTPRQLGAVGGSNGGLLVASALVQRPELYGAAVCSAPLLDMLRYERSGMGRLWSAEYGTADDPEHVRWLLSYSPYHNVREETSYPAVLFAVFQGDTRVDPSHARKMCGALQHANRSGRPVLLRREAGSGHGKRSTSRAAALGSDVLAFLGGQLGLKG; encoded by the coding sequence ATGGCACCGCGGGACTCCGGCCGGCGATTCCCGCCCGCCCACCGGGACCCGACCGTCCACCGCGTGTTCGGAGTGTCCACACAGGACCCGTACCGCTGGCTGGAGGACTCCTCGTCGGCCGAGACCCGCACCTGGGAAGCCGCACAGGACCGGCTTTACGCAGCGGAACGACGTACCTGGCCCCACCGGTTCGGCCCACGGCTGCGCGAACTGTACGGGGCGGCCTCGGAACAGGTCCCGGCGTGGCGGGGCGACCGTCGCTTCTTTCTGCGCCACATCCCCGGCAACGAGCACGAGGTGCTGTACACCTCGGCGCCCGACGACCTGGATCGTCCCCTGCTCGACCTGGCACACCTGTCGGATGCCGACACCATCACCCTCGAAGCCTGGGAACCGTCCCCCGACGGACGTCTCGTCGCCTGCCAGTTGGCGTACAGCGGCAGCGAGAACGCCAGCCTCCGGGTCCTGGACGTCCGCACGGGCGGACTCCTGGCCGATGACGGAATCACTGGTTGCCGCTCTTCCCCGGTCGCATGGCTGCCCGACGGCCGGTCCTTCTACTACACCCGCCCCGAGTACGGTTCCGACGGCGGTACCGCGCCCGGCGCACGGCCCTGCCTTTGGTGGCACCGGGTGGGAGAACACACGCGCGAAGATGTCCTGGTGCTAGGCGGCCAGGATGACCACCGCCGGGTGTACGACGTCCGCGTCAGCCCGAACGGGCGCCTTCTCCTGGTGTCCCTGGCCGCAGGCCCGGCCCTGTCCCGCGAACTCATGCTGGCGGACCTCGGCTCGGGCCCGGCCAGCCAGCCCCGCCTCCGTACCTTCCACCCCGCCGGCCGGGCTCGTGTGCGGGCGGATGCGGGGCCCGACGGACGTCTGTACCTCCTGACCGACGAGAACGCGCCCCGGCACCGGTTGTGCGTCGCCGACCCCGAGAACCCCCGAGGGCCGTGGGAGGAACTCATCCCCGAAGACCCCTGGGCGGTGCTCGCACGCGTCGTGCCGCTCGGCGGAGGGCTGTTGCTCGCCCAGTGGGCGCGGGATGCCGTCCACACGGTCACGGTGCACCGCACGGACACCGGTGAGCTGATCCGCCGGGTGCCGCTGCCGGAGCTCGGAACCGTCAGGGGCATATCCGTACACCCCGCGAGTGAGGCCGACACGCCGGGCGAGGCGTGGATCGCCCACGCCGACATGACCTCTCCTCCTCGAATCCACCGCTACGACCCGCGCACGGGGCTGATGGTCGGCGGCACACCTCGTCCATCAGTGCGGTCGCGTACCGCCGTGACCACGCGCCACGTCCGCTACCGCAGCGAGGACGGCACATCGGTCGGGATGCTGGTCCTCGCCCAGGACACGAAGCCCGGGCGCCCCCGCCCGCTGCTGCTGACCGCGTACGGTGGGTTCGGCGTCAGCATGTCCCCGTCGTACCAACCCGACGCACTGGCTTGGGTGGAGGCAGGCGGTGTGTACGCCGTGGCTCAGGTTCGCGGAGGGGGCGAGCAGGGGCAGGCGTGGCATCGGGCGGGCACGGGTGCGGGCAAACAGAACAGCATCGACGATTTCCACGCCGCAGCGGAGTGGCTGGTCGACAACGGTTGGACGACACCAAGACAACTGGGAGCCGTGGGCGGCTCCAACGGAGGGCTGTTGGTCGCCTCGGCACTGGTCCAGCGGCCGGAGCTGTACGGTGCCGCGGTATGTTCGGCGCCGCTTCTCGACATGCTCCGGTACGAGAGGTCAGGCATGGGGCGATTGTGGAGTGCCGAGTACGGAACCGCGGACGATCCCGAACACGTTCGTTGGTTGCTCAGCTACTCTCCGTATCATAATGTGCGAGAGGAAACTTCCTATCCGGCCGTGCTGTTCGCGGTCTTCCAGGGTGACACCCGTGTAGATCCCAGTCATGCGCGGAAGATGTGCGGAGCCCTGCAACATGCGAACCGCTCGGGCAGGCCAGTGCTCTTGCGCCGGGAAGCGGGCTCGGGACACGGCAAGCGATCGACGAGCCGGGCAGCCGCTCTGGGATCGGATGTCCTCGCGTTTCTCGGTGGTCAGCTGGGGCTGAAAGGTTGA
- a CDS encoding flavoprotein, whose translation MNRLSSTDPAGGPPPRAPRHLPLVHGNVVLIGTGAFSVVELPGWAALLRSWYGWSIRPCLTHSADRLVSREALAAAAGAAVRGPHWPTSEGMTPHQELAAWAELIIVAPATTNFVAKCATGMPDSLAVSTVMSSTCPVVIAPSVPEAALHRPSVRRNLKLLEEEGHYVVPTQEGMSVHTGRVGSGAMADLVTILRFTASVL comes from the coding sequence ATGAACCGCCTGTCGTCCACCGACCCGGCGGGGGGCCCACCGCCCCGTGCGCCCCGTCACCTTCCTCTCGTTCACGGCAATGTCGTACTCATTGGTACGGGCGCCTTCTCCGTCGTTGAGCTTCCGGGGTGGGCCGCTCTGCTCCGTTCCTGGTACGGCTGGTCGATTCGGCCTTGTCTGACCCACTCGGCCGACCGGCTGGTGTCCCGCGAAGCACTCGCCGCGGCCGCTGGCGCGGCCGTCCGGGGCCCGCACTGGCCGACTTCGGAAGGTATGACTCCCCACCAGGAACTGGCAGCCTGGGCAGAACTGATCATCGTCGCACCGGCGACCACAAATTTCGTGGCCAAATGTGCCACCGGCATGCCGGACAGTCTCGCCGTGAGCACGGTGATGAGCTCGACCTGCCCGGTCGTGATCGCCCCGTCGGTACCCGAGGCGGCGCTGCACCGCCCATCCGTGCGAAGGAACCTGAAACTTCTGGAAGAGGAGGGTCACTACGTCGTGCCCACACAGGAAGGCATGTCCGTACACACCGGCCGTGTCGGCTCCGGTGCCATGGCCGATCTGGTGACGATCCTGCGGTTCACCGCCTCGGTGCTATGA
- a CDS encoding ABC transporter permease yields MNTLLPDTRALYRFALHEAVSNRTWIVLGLGQPVMWLVLFGPLVRSVTGPGVSSGNQFMLFVPGLLMMVALFGSTFMGLTLLADLRTGVLERLAATPVSRVGLLSGWLLRDVTLLTAQALLLLAVAMAMGLRAHLGGTAMTLVLVALVGVLGASTSYGLALVLRDENTLASTVNILTMPLTLVSGLLLPVTLAPGWLQAMAKVNPLYYAVEAARSLMAGQFHDTAIPVGFAVVGGLAVLTVSWAASLFRKGVVR; encoded by the coding sequence ATGAACACTCTGCTGCCGGACACCCGAGCGCTCTACCGTTTCGCGCTGCACGAGGCGGTCAGCAACCGCACCTGGATCGTGCTCGGTCTGGGGCAACCCGTGATGTGGCTCGTGCTGTTCGGCCCGCTGGTGAGGTCGGTGACGGGCCCCGGCGTCAGCAGCGGGAACCAGTTCATGCTGTTCGTCCCCGGGCTGCTGATGATGGTCGCCCTGTTCGGCAGCACCTTCATGGGACTGACCCTCCTAGCAGACCTCCGTACCGGTGTGTTGGAGCGGTTGGCCGCCACCCCCGTCAGCCGCGTCGGGCTGCTGTCGGGATGGCTCCTGCGCGATGTCACCCTGCTCACCGCCCAGGCGCTGCTCCTCCTCGCGGTAGCCATGGCGATGGGGCTTCGCGCGCATCTCGGGGGAACGGCGATGACTCTGGTTCTGGTCGCCCTGGTCGGAGTGCTCGGTGCCAGCACCTCCTACGGCCTGGCACTCGTACTGCGCGACGAGAACACCCTGGCGAGCACGGTCAACATACTGACCATGCCGCTCACGCTGGTGAGTGGCCTTCTGCTCCCCGTCACGCTCGCTCCCGGCTGGCTGCAGGCGATGGCCAAGGTCAATCCCCTGTACTACGCCGTCGAAGCCGCCAGAAGTCTGATGGCCGGCCAATTCCATGACACCGCGATACCAGTGGGATTCGCCGTGGTCGGAGGGCTCGCGGTGCTCACAGTCTCATGGGCCGCCAGCCTGTTCCGCAAAGGAGTCGTCCGATGA
- a CDS encoding ATP-binding cassette domain-containing protein: MTVPQLGRAALQATGDPGAAIEVRALRKAYPAPRRRRWGRQPTGQPAEALRGIDLTVPTGSIFGFLGPNGAGKTTTVRILATLLAPDSGSAVVAGHDVLSEPGEVRRRIGYVSQYGGVNPATRVRANLLLQARLFGLTAPQAAERADTMLRVFGLRGLDERRTGSLSGGQARRLALAVGLVHAPGLLFLDEPTLGLDPRARSGLWQEIRALRDRGSTVFLTSHYLHEADSLCDQLAIIDEGRVVVCGTPEELKKSLSPDVLRLRLESGHTDAVRVELTQLSGVHSVRADDSHLRVYTDDGEKALPLVLHTLNSMGCAVDQVALSRPSLDDVFLHHTGRSLTDGPGAAQ, encoded by the coding sequence ATGACGGTTCCCCAGCTCGGGAGGGCCGCCCTGCAGGCCACGGGCGATCCCGGAGCGGCCATCGAGGTCCGCGCACTGCGGAAGGCATATCCGGCGCCAAGGCGACGGCGCTGGGGCAGGCAGCCGACAGGACAACCGGCAGAGGCGTTACGGGGCATCGACCTCACTGTGCCCACGGGATCGATCTTCGGCTTCCTCGGCCCGAACGGAGCGGGGAAGACCACCACGGTTCGGATCCTCGCCACACTGCTGGCGCCCGACAGCGGAAGCGCGGTCGTCGCAGGTCACGACGTGCTGTCCGAACCGGGAGAGGTCCGGCGCCGGATCGGCTATGTCAGCCAGTACGGCGGGGTCAATCCCGCGACCCGGGTCCGCGCAAACCTCCTCCTCCAGGCGCGGCTGTTCGGTCTGACCGCCCCGCAGGCAGCAGAGCGAGCCGACACCATGCTCCGGGTCTTCGGCCTCCGGGGCCTGGATGAGCGACGGACCGGGAGTTTGTCGGGCGGACAGGCCCGTCGGCTGGCGCTGGCCGTCGGACTGGTCCACGCCCCCGGACTCCTCTTCCTAGACGAGCCCACCCTGGGCCTCGACCCTCGCGCCAGATCCGGGCTGTGGCAGGAGATCAGGGCCCTCCGCGACCGTGGTTCCACTGTTTTCCTCACCAGCCACTACCTGCACGAGGCGGACAGCCTGTGCGATCAGCTGGCGATCATCGACGAGGGCCGAGTAGTGGTCTGCGGTACCCCCGAGGAACTCAAGAAGTCGCTCTCACCCGATGTCCTGCGGCTCCGACTGGAAAGCGGGCACACGGACGCCGTGCGTGTCGAGCTCACGCAACTGTCCGGAGTCCACTCCGTCCGCGCCGACGACTCCCATCTGCGGGTGTACACGGACGACGGCGAGAAGGCACTTCCTCTGGTGCTGCACACGCTCAACTCCATGGGGTGTGCGGTGGACCAAGTGGCACTGTCGCGCCCCAGCCTCGACGACGTCTTCCTGCACCACACCGGCCGTTCCCTCACAGACGGTCCAGGGGCGGCACAATGA
- a CDS encoding GNAT family N-acetyltransferase, with protein sequence MAITGKLVRLQRMSDEDYEQLAKWSSGQSGAYSSASAEFLSGEELRDFSRQSGHQYLAVVTDEGQLVGVADYSRATYAGNYEIGINIGDPKHWGAGYGAEALSLLLRHLFHSKNAHRVQGVVGLYNKRSVRLVGERGFIFEGLLRDYFFLDGVYHDGVSISMLRDDYYALGPESPLAPPEDIVPAEDRAQAKEATRVLLAGRTGAHLRSFLEHTRDIRA encoded by the coding sequence ATGGCCATCACAGGAAAGCTCGTCCGTCTGCAGCGGATGTCGGACGAGGACTACGAGCAACTGGCGAAGTGGTCTTCGGGCCAGTCGGGAGCCTACTCATCGGCCTCCGCGGAGTTTCTGTCCGGGGAAGAGCTACGGGATTTCTCCCGGCAGAGCGGACACCAGTACCTCGCGGTTGTCACGGACGAGGGTCAACTCGTCGGCGTCGCGGACTACTCCCGGGCGACCTACGCCGGGAACTACGAGATCGGCATCAACATCGGCGACCCGAAGCACTGGGGCGCAGGCTACGGAGCCGAAGCCCTGAGCCTCCTGCTCCGGCATCTGTTCCACTCCAAGAACGCCCACCGTGTGCAGGGGGTCGTCGGTCTCTACAACAAGCGGAGCGTTCGCCTCGTCGGTGAGCGGGGCTTCATCTTCGAGGGACTGCTCCGCGACTATTTCTTCCTCGACGGCGTCTACCACGACGGCGTCTCCATCTCGATGCTCCGCGACGACTACTACGCGCTGGGCCCCGAATCTCCCCTCGCCCCGCCCGAGGACATCGTGCCCGCGGAGGACAGGGCACAGGCGAAGGAGGCCACGCGCGTGCTCCTGGCCGGCCGGACCGGTGCACACCTGCGGTCCTTCCTCGAACACACACGAGACATTCGCGCATGA
- a CDS encoding class III lanthipeptide: MTILELQEMETSTEGSELPVSTASWHC; encoded by the coding sequence ATGACGATTCTCGAACTGCAGGAGATGGAGACCTCGACCGAGGGCTCGGAGCTGCCGGTGAGCACCGCCAGCTGGCACTGCTGA